The DNA sequence AACGCGAGCCATACATAAAACCCCATTTGGATGATCATCATTGACcacaaaacgaacaaaaaaccttAACAATGCATTAAAGTGAAGctgcaaccaacaacaaaaaaatatcctGGCGAAAATACCGTACCGGCGGTGACGAATGAGCGATGAGTGCAACAGGAACGGACCGGATGGTAAACAATGGATCGTCAAatctaaaaaaagaaaagggttGAGAAAAACCGTAGTTACTAAAACAGCCACCTGTTGCGCGGTGCAAAATCGTTAGCTCACTTTGGCGTTCTCAGGCTCACTGCTCTTCCCAGAGCAGCTCCTGTTTTCCATTGGGAAGTACGCGCTTGCCGACCACGGCAAACATGGGGCGGGATGTTCTGTTGCGTGTTTGCACCGGTTCCCGTACGGCCGTCGGATCCCAGTAAACGCCGCTCACCATGCAGGAGCTGTTGCTCGTGCTTGAGTAATAGCCCCCACTACCGCCACCACCCGCTGCCCCCGTCCGGCCTGCATTCTGCTCTTCCGCAGTTCCGTTCGAGCCGATCAGCTCGCCGGCCAAGATGGCGGTGTCCGAGTTGCGGCGCCGCTTGTGGCGCTTCGTGTCGCTGTAGTTTTTGCTGGCCAGCGCCACCAGCCGCCCGGACGATCGGCGCCCGCTCGCCATCGGTTTGTGGTCCTCCGTGGCGGAGGTGTCGGATGCCACGCTGCCACTGCCACCGCCGACGGCTCCAACCTGCTCGCTGCCGGTCGAGGAAGTGGAATACGTGTGGGAGCTGCGCGGCCGGCGCCCGGAGACGGCACTGCCGCTGCTGGGCCCGCTCGTGCTGTGTGCGTTGTTATGTCGCTGCACATTCTGCACCGACAGCTCGCTCAGCACGGAGTTTTCGTCGATTTTCTGCAGCTGGCCGCCGGTGGAAGCTCGGCGCGACAGGTGGGAAGCCGCTGCTGTCGGCGCTGCGCCCGCCCGCTTGTGCTGTGAAGACGGAGGGTGAGAATACGAGTTAGATCAGTAACACGTCCCTCAAAATGCTTTagaacaaaaacattaaaaaaaaataaaaacattgcaTGAGCCCCACCAAGAATTCTGCCGTCTGCTGCCGCTTCATGGCCGGCCCTTGCCGGTGCCCGTCGACGGTGCGGCGCTTCACGGAACCCTTTCGCCCGCCCCGGATCCTCCCCAGCCCGTACGGCACAGGCGGGTCCAGTCGGTAGAAAGGATTGTTCGCACCGTCGAAATTGGCCCGCGGCGGAAACAGCGACTCGAGTCGGTCGCGCATCGGCAACAGCACGGGCGAGATGAACCGAATGCCCCGCTGTTTGCGCTTCCGGGCACCGATCAACCGTGCACCGTTGGTGGCATTGAACGGCACCGCACCGGAGGTTGGGGATGAGTTTGAGGCAAGCGATGCGTCCGGTACCCTCGCACCGGCGGTTGATAGGGGTTGTGACGCGCTAGTAGCAGCGACTGCGGTGCAGGCGACGGTGCCGGCAGACTTGGCGTCCGTGGCGTCGGGACTCGCTGAAGCGTGGAGGACCGCCGGGGGCGCGATCAGGTCGGCAAAGTTGATACGCGGATCCTCGAACGATGTCGGCCGCTCGGCGTAGTTTAAACCCAGCATCCGCTCTCGGGTTGCTGCATCCATGAAGTAGTTCTTCTCGTGGTTGCTGCAATTTAGAAAGCAAGCGGAACGTTAACGTTGCGGACCGAGGGACCGACACAGCACAGAGCAGAATCTTACGTGCGGGGCAGAAAGCAAGGCACTTGCAAGCACGTGGGCAGCATCCGCAACAGGTGCTCGGTGACGGTCTCCTCTGCGCCGAGCGGTATGGTGGTGGCCTTCATCGGCGGGGGCAGCGCTTTCCGCAGCGTCCACAGGTTGGCCGGCTGGGACACTTCCCGACCGTTCAGGAACCGGTCCGTGTTGTACCGGAGCGTCAGCTGCAGCAGATCGATCCGCTCACTCGTGGTTAGCTTCAGGGCCtggtgggggagggggtgggagATTGAAAGCAAAGTTTAAAGAGGAAACGTGCGCGGCGAATGAGAGAGCATCACAACCCGTACCGATCCCGGCAGCTGTAGCGCGCGCAGATTGTCCTCGATGTACGGCACGATGGCGAGCCGCAGATCGTACAGCCGGCAGCCGTTCCGCATGATCAGATTGTACAGCGCGAGGTGCACGAGGTTCACCGTGCCCAGCTCGAACCGCCGGACGAACTCGTGCCCGTGGTTGCAGATCGAGCAGATGAACAGGTAGAACGTGTCGCCCAGCAGGATGGGAAACTGCAGGCTGCGCACGCACCGCCCGTGGAACCACTGTTCGCAGCGCCGGCACTGGATCATTTCGCGCGTCCACTCGCCGTCCGCACCGCAGTAGCAGTAGTGCCGTTCCGCGTTCACCCGATGCTCGCTGTCCCAGTGCAGGGAGTGCAGGCTGTACGGCAGCTGGCTGGCGCTGGTTAGCGGCGAAAACTCATCTGGAATGACGATCGAACGAAATGGAGGCGACGGTTGCGCTGATGGTGCTGGGGATAGTGCTGCTAGGCTGTTGGGTGCGTGCTCGTTCGTAAGCGAAACACACTCTTCTTCCAGCTCCTTCTCCTCCGCCCGTTCCGCACGCTCGACGTGATCCACGAGCTTCTCCTGTTGGTCCCGTTCGCCCGAGCATTTCCCATTCGCTGCTGGTCGCTCCGGCTCCTCCTGCTCTAAGTATTCCTCCAAAAACTCCTCCTGCAGCTTCTGGTCCACGTGC is a window from the Anopheles merus strain MAF chromosome X, AmerM5.1, whole genome shotgun sequence genome containing:
- the LOC121593489 gene encoding uncharacterized protein LOC121593489; amino-acid sequence: MLGSPVEVRYDNGDSVVLIQADSGGPARSSTGGGSTANQPNASRSPGEERLARNGQAGESGGSVGGAGGAGGSGGGGGGVGVGAAGSPGSGESRHIIIHDRPRASGGGGSITILTPTNNLKISINKKRRYPGRPHEYQSAKRALTHNLRHKLGELDKLLKACDNEDDDDDDEDEDEDEDEDDMMQEGDVHVRAPAANGTGKRSPAAANTSSAVPPSPSPPPAFSLLARTDAARPLPSVKSCHPSTTAKKVEQACQIVSATSTSNGADSGDGSSDAREEESVEIDHLRPCEDVLVRISNNDQYYLGTVIEFEPKRSCLVRFEDQTTVRVELSRITRMAGNGVRKPHAASPRQPSSCPRSVDQAVQVDREERHDKAELQRLEHVEQVERTKREKQLEHVDQKLQEEFLEEYLEQEEPERPAANGKCSGERDQQEKLVDHVERAERAEEKELEEECVSLTNEHAPNSLAALSPAPSAQPSPPFRSIVIPDEFSPLTSASQLPYSLHSLHWDSEHRVNAERHYCYCGADGEWTREMIQCRRCEQWFHGRCVRSLQFPILLGDTFYLFICSICNHGHEFVRRFELGTVNLVHLALYNLIMRNGCRLYDLRLAIVPYIEDNLRALQLPGSALKLTTSERIDLLQLTLRYNTDRFLNGREVSQPANLWTLRKALPPPMKATTIPLGAEETVTEHLLRMLPTCLQVPCFLPRTNHEKNYFMDAATRERMLGLNYAERPTSFEDPRINFADLIAPPAVLHASASPDATDAKSAGTVACTAVAATSASQPLSTAGARVPDASLASNSSPTSGAVPFNATNGARLIGARKRKQRGIRFISPVLLPMRDRLESLFPPRANFDGANNPFYRLDPPVPYGLGRIRGGRKGSVKRRTVDGHRQGPAMKRQQTAEFLHKRAGAAPTAAASHLSRRASTGGQLQKIDENSVLSELSVQNVQRHNNAHSTSGPSSGSAVSGRRPRSSHTYSTSSTGSEQVGAVGGGSGSVASDTSATEDHKPMASGRRSSGRLVALASKNYSDTKRHKRRRNSDTAILAGELIGSNGTAEEQNAGRTGAAGGGGSGGYYSSTSNSSCMVSGVYWDPTAVREPVQTRNRTSRPMFAVVGKRVLPNGKQELLWEEQ